GCAGTTCGTCTACGAGGGCATGGCCGCAGCCAACCCGGGCCTGTCGCAGCCCGCCGACCCGGCCGCGTTCGGACAGTCGGCCTTCGCTGGCATCCTGGGCGGGGTCAGCACGGGGGCGATCATCGTCGCCAGCCTGGTCGCCTATTTCGCCGGCGAGTTCAGCAATTCGTTCGTGCTGGCGAAGATGAAGGTCTGGAGCGAAGGCCGCTGGCTGTGGGCGCGCACTATCGGCTCGACGTTGGTGGGCGAGGGTGTGGATACGGTGCTGTTCGTGCTCGTGGCCACCGCCCTGGGCGTGTTCCCCTGGTCGATTGCCCTGGGCCTGATCGTCGCCAACTATATCTTCAAGGTAGCGATCGAGGTCGGGTTCACGCCGCTGACCTATGTCATCGTCAACCGGCTGAAGCGCGTCGAGCATGAGGATTATTTCGACCGCGACACGAATTTCAACCCCTTCCGGCTGGATGATGCAGAGGCCGAACGGGTGCAGGTTCGGTCTTGATCACGAAGAGATGTAATCATGACAACCCTTCCACCGACTGATGAGATCGAACTGAAGGCCGATTCCGAAATGATCGCGATTCGCTCCGATCGGCGCGTCCGGCAGG
This DNA window, taken from Caldilineales bacterium, encodes the following:
- a CDS encoding queuosine precursor transporter codes for the protein MRPYRYLTPITALFVTVLLLSNIASAAKLIDLGITMGGLRLAFDGGTLLFPLAYIFGDTLTEVYGYARSRRVIWTGFGCALLMALTFWALARLPGDPAWGQFVYEGMAAANPGLSQPADPAAFGQSAFAGILGGVSTGAIIVASLVAYFAGEFSNSFVLAKMKVWSEGRWLWARTIGSTLVGEGVDTVLFVLVATALGVFPWSIALGLIVANYIFKVAIEVGFTPLTYVIVNRLKRVEHEDYFDRDTNFNPFRLDDAEAERVQVRS